The proteins below come from a single Crossiella sp. CA-258035 genomic window:
- a CDS encoding ATP-binding protein, which translates to MLVRTVVLACAGLLAPLSGAENLPVTIAAVLAVNLWNLVLWWADGRWVLPADLAVLTALCLLQGEIEPASALDDGTSWVLVMVSVVAVSWQWRIPPARGALVVVVLVLFVAYSGGVALVAEWDTGIPYGLWLFVEAGLARLLFVLVCRGARAADTATAQAAEAARAAEVEAARDREHREYLATLHDTGAATLLMVGMGVATKPEPWLAEQAARDVAALATRPEPDHEPVHLTTVLTRTAEAAPVAVDLRFEYQPVVTADVADALARGVAEALRNVRRHAGVDRASVVVSGDGARVVVEVRDEGAGFAVEAVSAQRRGLTGSVVARMDRVGGRGSVRSVPGEGTTVRLEWPG; encoded by the coding sequence TTGCTTGTACGCACAGTCGTGCTGGCCTGCGCCGGACTGCTCGCGCCCCTCTCCGGCGCGGAGAACCTCCCGGTCACCATCGCCGCCGTGCTGGCCGTCAACCTGTGGAACCTGGTGCTGTGGTGGGCCGACGGACGCTGGGTGCTGCCCGCCGACCTGGCCGTGCTGACCGCGTTGTGCCTGCTCCAGGGCGAGATCGAGCCCGCGTCCGCGCTCGACGACGGGACCAGCTGGGTGCTGGTCATGGTCTCGGTGGTCGCGGTCAGCTGGCAGTGGCGGATCCCGCCGGCGCGCGGCGCGCTGGTCGTGGTGGTGCTGGTGCTGTTCGTGGCCTACTCCGGCGGCGTCGCGCTGGTCGCCGAGTGGGACACCGGCATCCCCTACGGCCTCTGGCTCTTCGTCGAGGCAGGGCTCGCGCGACTGCTGTTCGTGCTGGTCTGCCGGGGCGCGCGGGCAGCGGACACCGCCACCGCCCAGGCCGCGGAAGCCGCCCGCGCGGCCGAGGTCGAAGCCGCCAGGGACCGGGAACACCGCGAGTACCTGGCCACCCTGCACGACACCGGCGCGGCCACCCTGCTGATGGTCGGCATGGGCGTGGCCACCAAACCCGAACCCTGGCTCGCCGAACAAGCGGCCAGAGACGTCGCCGCCCTGGCCACCCGCCCCGAACCCGACCACGAACCGGTCCACCTGACCACGGTCCTGACCCGCACCGCCGAGGCCGCCCCCGTGGCGGTGGACCTACGGTTCGAGTACCAGCCAGTGGTCACCGCCGACGTGGCCGACGCCCTGGCCCGCGGCGTGGCCGAGGCGCTGCGCAACGTGCGGCGGCACGCCGGGGTGGACCGGGCGTCGGTGGTGGTGTCCGGGGACGGGGCCCGGGTAGTGGTGGAGGTGCGGGACGAGGGAGCCGGGTTCGCGGTCGAGGCGGTGTCGGCGCAGCGGCGGGGGCTGACCGGGTCGGTGGTGGCGCGGATGGACCGGGTCGGTGGGCGGGGGAGTGTGCGGTCAGTGCCGGGGGAGGGGACGACGGTGCGGTTGGAGTGGCCCGGATGA
- a CDS encoding helix-turn-helix domain-containing protein: MVPDPALTAAILAMPRLIALDLSIPAHILGGHPGYRVLVCGEEPVAGVTPTHDLAAAAKADILVVPGYDDPGLPLPEAYLGTIRTAADLGARVVAICTGAFALAAAGILDGRDAATHWQYLAQLRELHPRVNALANRLFVQDGKILTSAGGGAAIDACLHLISTDFGAAAAYEAGKGVVAAPARGGEQPQYVDVFTPSRSDLSATRAWAIANLGEPITVQRLAEHSNLSRRTFVRHFEQETGLPPMRWVVRQRLLSARRLLERSDWPVERIAAATGFGTAANFRSIFRREVGLTPSDYRRTHLANTS, translated from the coding sequence ATGGTGCCTGACCCCGCCCTGACCGCGGCCATCCTGGCGATGCCCCGCCTGATCGCGCTGGACCTCAGCATCCCGGCGCACATCCTCGGCGGCCATCCCGGCTACCGCGTCCTGGTCTGCGGTGAGGAGCCCGTCGCCGGCGTCACCCCAACGCACGACCTGGCCGCCGCGGCCAAGGCCGACATCCTGGTCGTCCCCGGCTACGACGATCCCGGGCTGCCGCTGCCCGAGGCATACCTCGGCACCATCCGCACCGCCGCCGACCTGGGCGCCAGGGTGGTCGCCATCTGCACCGGCGCGTTCGCCCTGGCCGCCGCCGGGATCCTGGACGGGCGGGACGCCGCCACCCACTGGCAGTACCTGGCGCAGCTCCGCGAGCTGCACCCGAGGGTGAACGCGCTGGCGAACCGGCTGTTCGTGCAGGACGGCAAGATCCTCACCTCGGCCGGCGGCGGCGCGGCCATCGACGCCTGCCTGCACCTGATCAGCACCGACTTCGGCGCGGCCGCCGCCTACGAGGCGGGCAAGGGCGTGGTCGCCGCCCCGGCCCGCGGCGGCGAGCAGCCGCAGTACGTCGACGTGTTCACCCCGTCCCGCTCGGACCTGTCCGCGACCAGGGCCTGGGCAATCGCCAACCTCGGCGAGCCGATCACCGTCCAGCGGCTGGCCGAGCACAGCAACCTGTCCCGCCGCACCTTCGTCCGGCACTTCGAGCAGGAGACCGGCCTGCCGCCGATGCGCTGGGTGGTGCGGCAACGCCTGCTCAGCGCGCGCAGGCTGCTGGAGCGCTCGGACTGGCCGGTGGAGCGGATCGCCGCGGCCACCGGCTTCGGCACCGCGGCGAACTTCCGGTCGATCTTCCGTCGTGAAGTCGGCCTCACTCCCAGCGACTATCGGCGGACCCACCTGGCCAACACGAGCTAG
- a CDS encoding DJ-1/PfpI family protein has product MHIAILTFEGYNELDSLIALGLLNRVKQPELRVTIASPALTVRSMNGVVIESMATLEEACAADAVIVGSGSRTREVVEDPAIMAVLRGLDPARQLLAAQCSGTLVLARLGLLNGVPACTDRTSKPWVVAAGVEVLNQPFYARDNVATAGGCLASHYLATWIIARLAGPEAAEEALAYVVPVGEKEEYIGRAMRNVGPYLRSDQALTLR; this is encoded by the coding sequence ATGCACATCGCGATCCTGACCTTCGAGGGCTACAACGAGCTGGACTCGCTCATCGCGCTCGGCCTGCTCAACCGGGTCAAGCAGCCGGAGCTGCGGGTGACGATCGCCAGCCCGGCGCTTACGGTCCGCTCGATGAACGGAGTGGTGATCGAGTCGATGGCCACCCTGGAGGAGGCCTGCGCCGCGGACGCGGTGATCGTCGGCAGCGGGTCGCGCACCCGCGAGGTGGTCGAGGATCCCGCGATCATGGCCGTGCTGCGCGGCCTCGACCCGGCCCGCCAGCTGCTGGCCGCGCAGTGCTCGGGCACGCTGGTGCTGGCCAGGCTCGGGCTGCTCAACGGCGTCCCGGCCTGCACCGACCGCACGAGCAAGCCGTGGGTGGTGGCCGCCGGGGTCGAGGTGCTGAACCAGCCGTTCTACGCCAGGGACAACGTGGCCACCGCCGGTGGCTGCCTCGCCTCGCACTACCTGGCCACCTGGATCATCGCCAGGCTGGCCGGACCTGAGGCCGCTGAGGAAGCTCTTGCCTATGTGGTGCCAGTCGGGGAGAAGGAGGAGTACATCGGCAGGGCCATGCGCAACGTTGGCCCGTACCTACGGTCTGACCAGGCTCTTACACTGCGTTGA
- a CDS encoding PLP-dependent aminotransferase family protein, with the protein MRIPRYKRLVDALAEDIRSGRWPVGTRLPTHRELAAREGIALVTASRVYAELAAMGLVSGEQGRGTFVRDLAPRPGQGADEQSVAADAVDLRFNYPSVPGQADLLRQGLRELATAGELDSYLHYQPHRGRAKDRAAVAEHLRRRGLRVPADQVLVVSGAQHGLAVTAMAALRHGDVVAVDALTYPGFTVLARTLGLELATVPVTKSGPDLGALQQLCAQRPVRAIYTMPTLHNPLGWVLSRTTRERLVAIARRHDLLVIEDAAYAYLAQDCPPPLAALAPERTVYVSSLSKSVATGLRVGFLAAPPDRVAAIERVVRATTWHTPALTTELACRWLADGTVDRLEAQKRADAEARQAIAREALAGLTVLGHPASYFLWLPLAESARADRITAALARHHISVATAEQFAATAVVPQALRLALGSVEPAELRRTLHTLRQVVEADALR; encoded by the coding sequence GTGCGGATCCCCCGGTACAAGCGCCTGGTGGACGCGCTGGCCGAGGACATCCGGTCGGGGCGCTGGCCGGTGGGCACCCGGCTGCCCACCCACCGCGAGCTGGCCGCGCGGGAGGGCATCGCGCTGGTGACCGCCTCCAGGGTCTACGCCGAGCTGGCGGCGATGGGCCTGGTCAGCGGCGAGCAGGGCCGGGGCACCTTCGTCCGCGACCTGGCGCCGCGGCCCGGTCAGGGCGCTGACGAGCAGTCGGTGGCCGCCGACGCGGTGGACCTCAGGTTCAACTACCCCTCGGTGCCCGGCCAGGCCGACCTGCTGCGCCAGGGCCTGCGCGAGCTGGCCACCGCGGGCGAGCTCGACTCCTACCTGCACTACCAGCCCCACCGCGGCCGAGCCAAGGACCGGGCCGCGGTCGCCGAACACCTGCGCCGCCGCGGCCTGCGGGTGCCCGCGGACCAGGTGCTGGTGGTCAGTGGCGCTCAGCACGGTCTCGCGGTGACCGCGATGGCCGCGCTGCGACACGGCGACGTGGTGGCGGTGGACGCGCTGACCTACCCCGGTTTCACGGTGCTCGCGCGCACGCTCGGGCTGGAGCTCGCGACCGTGCCGGTCACCAAGTCCGGGCCGGATCTTGGTGCGCTGCAACAGCTCTGCGCCCAACGGCCGGTCCGCGCGATCTACACCATGCCGACCCTGCACAACCCGCTCGGCTGGGTGCTCTCCCGCACCACCCGCGAACGCCTGGTCGCGATCGCCCGCCGCCACGACCTGCTGGTCATCGAGGACGCCGCCTACGCCTACCTCGCGCAGGACTGCCCGCCGCCGCTGGCCGCGCTGGCCCCGGAGCGCACGGTCTACGTCTCCAGCCTGTCCAAGAGCGTGGCCACCGGCCTGCGGGTCGGCTTCCTCGCCGCACCACCGGACCGGGTGGCCGCGATCGAGCGGGTGGTCCGGGCGACCACCTGGCACACGCCCGCGCTGACCACCGAACTCGCCTGCCGCTGGCTGGCCGACGGCACCGTGGACCGCCTCGAAGCCCAGAAGCGCGCGGATGCCGAGGCCCGGCAGGCCATCGCCCGCGAAGCCCTGGCCGGGCTCACCGTGCTCGGCCACCCGGCCTCCTACTTCCTCTGGCTGCCGCTGGCCGAGAGCGCGCGGGCGGACCGCATCACGGCCGCCCTTGCCCGGCACCACATCTCGGTCGCCACCGCCGAGCAGTTCGCGGCCACTGCCGTTGTGCCGCAAGCACTCCGGCTGGCCCTGGGCTCGGTCGAACCCGCCGAGCTGCGCCGGACCCTGCACACCCTCCGGCAGGTGGTCGAGGCGGACGCGCTCCGCTGA
- a CDS encoding Rid family hydrolase has product MPWEIDYGYVQAVRHGDTIHLSGQLAHRGSEPPSGDMGEQMRQTYANAEELLRRFGSSLADVVEEVLYVLDIPAAMAVAGPVRKAAYGREDPQVASTILGTTGLAFPEQLIEIKFLARV; this is encoded by the coding sequence GTGCCTTGGGAAATCGACTACGGCTACGTGCAGGCCGTCCGGCACGGCGACACCATCCACCTCTCCGGCCAACTCGCCCACCGCGGCAGCGAGCCGCCGTCCGGCGACATGGGCGAGCAGATGCGCCAGACCTACGCCAACGCCGAGGAGCTGTTGCGGCGCTTCGGCTCCTCGCTGGCGGACGTGGTGGAGGAGGTGCTCTACGTGCTGGACATCCCGGCCGCGATGGCGGTCGCCGGCCCGGTGCGCAAGGCCGCCTACGGCCGGGAAGACCCGCAGGTGGCGAGCACGATCCTGGGCACGACCGGGCTGGCCTTCCCCGAGCAGCTGATCGAGATCAAGTTCCTCGCCCGGGTGTGA
- a CDS encoding DMT family transporter, whose translation MRDKSNVIAQNRITGGFLLGALGVLSFSLSLPLTRLAVAELNPWFVAFGRAAVAGVLSLGYLWLTGWGRLNRRQVGRLLLVALGVIIGFPLFTSLALTVQTASHGAVVIAVLPAATAVWAVLRAGERPSGRFWLSSGAGLLAVLVFLGTAGGLSGSFELADLLLLAAVVLCGLGYAEGGALARDLGGARTICWALVVSLPLTVPLTVVSALPIAPAAVSWQAWASFGYVSLVSMFLGFFAWYAGLARGGVAKVGQVQLAQPVFTLSWAALLLGEEIGVYTALMAVVLLACVVLTQRSRTVAPSVRVDRPSPQVARRS comes from the coding sequence ATGAGGGACAAGAGTAACGTAATCGCCCAGAACCGGATAACGGGCGGCTTCCTGCTCGGCGCGCTGGGCGTGCTCAGCTTCAGCCTGTCGCTGCCGCTGACCCGCCTCGCGGTGGCCGAGCTGAACCCCTGGTTCGTCGCCTTCGGCCGGGCCGCGGTGGCCGGGGTGCTCTCCCTCGGCTACCTGTGGCTGACCGGCTGGGGTCGGCTGAACCGGCGGCAGGTCGGGCGGCTGCTGCTGGTCGCCCTCGGCGTGATCATCGGCTTCCCGCTGTTCACCTCGCTCGCGCTGACCGTGCAGACCGCCTCGCACGGCGCGGTGGTGATCGCGGTGCTGCCCGCGGCCACCGCGGTGTGGGCGGTGCTGCGCGCGGGGGAGCGGCCCAGCGGCCGGTTCTGGCTCTCCAGCGGCGCCGGCCTGCTCGCGGTGCTGGTGTTCCTGGGCACCGCCGGCGGGCTCAGCGGGAGCTTCGAGCTCGCCGACCTGCTGCTGCTGGCCGCGGTGGTGCTGTGCGGCCTGGGTTACGCCGAGGGCGGCGCGCTGGCCCGCGACCTCGGCGGCGCGCGCACCATCTGCTGGGCGCTGGTCGTCTCGCTGCCGCTGACCGTGCCGCTCACCGTGGTCTCCGCGCTGCCCATCGCACCGGCGGCGGTGAGCTGGCAGGCGTGGGCGAGCTTCGGCTACGTGAGCCTGGTGTCGATGTTCCTCGGCTTCTTCGCCTGGTACGCCGGACTGGCCCGCGGCGGGGTGGCCAAGGTCGGACAGGTGCAGCTGGCCCAGCCGGTGTTCACCCTGAGCTGGGCGGCGCTGCTGCTCGGCGAGGAGATCGGCGTGTACACCGCGCTGATGGCGGTGGTCCTGCTGGCCTGCGTGGTACTCACGCAGCGGAGTCGGACAGTTGCTCCTTCCGTGCGGGTCGATCGACCGTCACCACAGGTGGCCCGCCGGTCCTAG
- a CDS encoding PLP-dependent aminotransferase family protein — translation MNDDNAARRVIQELRAHVTSAAPGSRLPSVRDLMARHRISPVTAQRAIRQLASEGLVEVRPGKGSFVAPRATGVTEVADLSWQAVALGERKAGEEALPELLAMPRPELIPLSAGYLEAALQPVSALGAALARAARRPSSWERGAVEGRLELRSWFARQAGGALRAGDMVVCPGGQAALGTALRALCVPGDTVLVEAPTYLGVIAAARTFGLRVVGVPVDADGVRPDLLAAAFERTGARLFYCQPAYANPHGAVLARHRRAEVLAAARAARAFILEDDWARDLVIEGEQPLPLVAEDLHGHVVHLRSLTKAGAPGLRVAALGARGAAGARIRTARVADDFFVSGPLQEAALEFVASPAWARHQRTLRAELLARRDTLVAALATHLPELTLAVLPRGGLHVWARLPDGVDDLALTTAAAAHGVVVFPGRPWYAAEPPAPHLRLTFGAAAPEVLGEGVRRLAAAFASL, via the coding sequence ATGAATGACGATAACGCCGCCCGTCGCGTTATCCAAGAGCTGCGGGCGCACGTCACCTCCGCGGCTCCCGGCTCCCGGCTGCCCTCGGTGCGGGATCTCATGGCCAGGCACCGGATCTCGCCGGTCACCGCGCAGCGGGCGATCCGTCAGCTGGCCAGCGAGGGCCTGGTGGAGGTGCGGCCGGGCAAGGGCAGTTTTGTCGCCCCGCGCGCCACCGGCGTTACCGAGGTGGCCGACCTGTCCTGGCAGGCGGTGGCCCTCGGCGAGCGCAAGGCCGGTGAGGAGGCGCTGCCCGAGCTGCTGGCCATGCCGCGCCCCGAGCTGATCCCGCTCTCGGCCGGCTACCTGGAGGCCGCGCTGCAACCGGTGAGCGCGCTCGGCGCGGCGCTGGCCAGGGCGGCCCGGCGGCCTTCGTCCTGGGAACGCGGCGCCGTGGAGGGCCGCCTGGAGCTGCGGTCCTGGTTCGCCCGCCAGGCCGGTGGGGCGCTGCGGGCCGGGGACATGGTGGTCTGCCCCGGCGGGCAGGCCGCGCTGGGCACCGCGTTGCGCGCGCTGTGCGTGCCGGGCGACACCGTGCTGGTGGAAGCGCCGACCTACCTGGGCGTGATCGCGGCCGCGCGCACCTTCGGCCTGCGCGTGGTGGGCGTGCCGGTGGACGCCGACGGCGTGCGCCCCGACCTGCTGGCCGCCGCGTTCGAGCGCACCGGGGCCCGGCTGTTCTACTGCCAGCCCGCCTACGCCAACCCGCACGGCGCGGTGCTGGCCCGGCACCGGCGGGCCGAGGTGCTGGCCGCGGCCCGCGCGGCCAGGGCGTTCATCCTGGAGGACGACTGGGCGCGGGACCTGGTGATCGAGGGCGAGCAGCCGCTGCCGCTGGTCGCCGAGGACCTGCACGGCCACGTGGTGCACCTGCGGTCGCTGACCAAGGCGGGCGCGCCCGGCCTGCGGGTGGCCGCGCTCGGCGCGCGCGGCGCGGCAGGCGCGCGGATCCGCACCGCCAGGGTGGCCGACGACTTCTTCGTCTCCGGGCCGCTGCAGGAGGCCGCGCTGGAGTTCGTGGCCTCCCCGGCCTGGGCGCGGCACCAGCGCACCCTGCGCGCCGAGCTGCTGGCGCGCCGGGACACCCTGGTCGCCGCGCTGGCCACGCACCTGCCCGAGCTGACCCTGGCCGTGCTGCCCCGCGGCGGGCTGCACGTGTGGGCCCGGCTGCCCGACGGGGTGGATGATCTCGCGCTGACCACCGCGGCCGCGGCGCACGGCGTCGTCGTGTTTCCCGGGCGACCTTGGTACGCCGCGGAACCACCGGCTCCGCACCTCCGGCTGACCTTCGGCGCGGCCGCCCCCGAGGTGCTCGGGGAGGGGGTGCGGCGGCTGGCCGCGGCGTTCGCGAGCTTGTGA
- a CDS encoding DUF3048 domain-containing protein, which translates to MHRLTAPLLSLLLLGACSTPAPPPTSPSSSAAEAPSPLTGLPAAAGQPVLAVKIDNVSPARPQTGLTQADLLYLEPVEGGLTRFVAVFSSRLPASVGPVRSARESDLELLQQFQRPALAYSGSAPELAPRIAAAPLVPVPPDKARDAYTHDSRRAAPHNTYAVPEKLLAAAPGAGAVRDIGFRFGPAPEGGAETTQHVVRYPAAVVSLDYSPQEQRWRVGMDGAPLAAAEGGAVSVSTVVVQKVVVRDSPFRDSKGTSPFAQTVGSGEATVLRDGRSYQGRWSRPAADNGTTFTQPGGQPLTFATGPLLVLLVPA; encoded by the coding sequence GTGCACCGACTGACCGCCCCGCTCCTGTCGCTCCTTCTGCTGGGCGCCTGCTCCACCCCAGCCCCGCCGCCCACCAGCCCGTCCAGCTCCGCGGCCGAAGCGCCTTCGCCGCTGACCGGACTACCCGCCGCGGCCGGTCAGCCGGTGCTCGCGGTCAAGATCGACAACGTCTCGCCCGCGCGCCCGCAGACCGGGCTCACCCAGGCCGACCTGCTCTACCTGGAACCGGTCGAGGGCGGCCTGACCCGGTTCGTCGCGGTGTTCAGCTCGCGGCTGCCCGCCTCGGTCGGGCCGGTGCGCAGCGCCCGGGAGTCAGATCTTGAGCTGCTGCAACAGTTCCAGCGTCCCGCGCTGGCCTACTCCGGCTCCGCGCCCGAGCTCGCGCCGCGGATCGCGGCCGCCCCGCTGGTGCCGGTGCCGCCGGACAAGGCCCGGGACGCCTACACCCACGACTCCCGCCGCGCCGCCCCGCACAACACCTACGCCGTCCCGGAGAAGCTGCTGGCCGCCGCGCCCGGCGCGGGTGCGGTGCGGGACATCGGTTTCCGCTTCGGACCGGCCCCCGAGGGCGGCGCGGAGACCACCCAGCACGTGGTGCGCTACCCGGCGGCGGTGGTGTCGCTGGACTACAGCCCGCAGGAGCAGCGCTGGCGGGTCGGCATGGACGGCGCGCCGCTGGCCGCGGCCGAGGGCGGCGCGGTCAGCGTGAGCACCGTGGTGGTGCAGAAGGTCGTGGTGCGCGACTCGCCGTTCCGGGACAGCAAGGGCACCAGCCCGTTCGCCCAGACCGTCGGCTCCGGCGAGGCCACTGTGCTGCGGGACGGGCGGTCCTACCAAGGCCGGTGGTCACGGCCCGCTGCCGACAACGGGACCACCTTCACCCAACCGGGCGGTCAGCCGCTCACCTTCGCTACTGGACCACTCCTCGTGTTGCTTGTACCAGCATGA
- a CDS encoding DJ-1/PfpI family protein, protein MSERLTVGILVSPGYVVADIIGPQTVFGMQPDVDLHLLWKDTGPVVGAPAFPTVPTTRFADCPEELDVLAVGAVGSEVLGDPEVIEFFGQAARRARHVIAICGGTFVAGLAGLLTNRRATTNFHLADLLPRVGAIPAGTGIVVRDGDIWTAGPVTGSYEAALLVLAELRGIEAARRAELDLEFAPKPPFGTGSPALAGPELTAESVAAFSGWHEELAAVLDRAEVAARA, encoded by the coding sequence GTGTCCGAGCGACTCACCGTCGGCATCCTCGTTTCCCCTGGTTACGTCGTCGCCGACATCATCGGGCCGCAGACCGTCTTCGGCATGCAGCCCGATGTGGACCTGCACCTGCTGTGGAAGGACACCGGCCCGGTGGTCGGCGCCCCGGCGTTCCCGACCGTGCCGACCACCCGCTTCGCCGACTGCCCGGAGGAGCTGGACGTGCTCGCGGTGGGCGCGGTCGGCTCCGAGGTGCTCGGCGACCCCGAGGTGATCGAGTTCTTCGGCCAGGCAGCGCGCCGGGCCAGGCACGTGATCGCGATCTGCGGCGGCACCTTCGTGGCCGGGCTGGCCGGCCTGCTCACCAACCGGCGCGCCACCACCAACTTCCACCTGGCCGACCTGCTGCCCAGGGTCGGCGCGATCCCGGCCGGGACCGGGATCGTGGTGCGGGACGGCGACATCTGGACCGCGGGGCCGGTCACCGGGTCCTACGAGGCGGCACTGCTGGTGCTGGCCGAGCTGCGCGGGATCGAGGCGGCGCGGCGGGCGGAGCTGGACCTGGAGTTCGCGCCGAAGCCGCCGTTCGGCACTGGGAGTCCGGCGCTGGCCGGGCCGGAGCTGACCGCGGAGTCGGTGGCGGCGTTCAGCGGGTGGCACGAGGAGCTGGCGGCGGTGCTGGACCGGGCGGAGGTGGCGGCCCGCGCCTGA
- a CDS encoding MarR family transcriptional regulator: MAEEPTVADSTTLLLVTVGRLLSRRVDEELAAHGLTLRHFGALGHLSRRPDLSYSDLARRAGVTTQSMHTTVRALEERGAVERVLAGHGHAARLEITERGRELLAELARAGARLDEEVLGQLTQEQRAALRTGLAPLMAPPRRSAS, from the coding sequence ATGGCCGAGGAGCCGACGGTGGCGGACTCCACCACCCTGCTGCTGGTGACGGTCGGCAGGCTGCTGAGCCGCCGCGTCGACGAGGAACTGGCCGCGCACGGCCTCACCCTGCGCCACTTCGGCGCGCTGGGCCACCTGTCCCGCCGCCCCGATCTGTCCTATTCGGACCTGGCCCGGCGCGCGGGGGTCACCACGCAGAGCATGCACACCACGGTGCGCGCGCTGGAGGAGCGGGGCGCGGTGGAGCGGGTGCTCGCCGGGCACGGGCACGCGGCCCGGCTGGAGATCACCGAACGCGGCCGGGAACTGCTGGCGGAACTGGCCAGGGCCGGGGCGCGGCTGGACGAGGAAGTGCTCGGGCAGCTCACGCAGGAGCAGCGGGCCGCGCTGCGCACGGGCCTGGCACCGCTGATGGCCCCACCACGACGCTCGGCGAGCTGA
- a CDS encoding class I SAM-dependent methyltransferase encodes MMVAAREASLGPIHLGRLTVDAGRVPDGRTSYQVLSDVVAGQRRVLDLGCGDGHLLDLLAHAHPRRLAGTDPAAEPLSVARQRPALAGAALAVACPSALPFPDDSFDACVSHLALAQLSDLDRVAAELARVLAPEGVLAVVLPGGAVPGTAYEVFNDLTRSVLEEVPVDRRQPELGDRRARHRAGLEQVLGGAGFGQVDWRAIRLDLTGGLDQVWARLVEIYDLGPLDPAALATLRRCFDSTVTVLPDGRVPCAMNLHLAVAFAPNGFTA; translated from the coding sequence ATGATGGTTGCCGCGCGCGAGGCGTCGCTGGGACCGATCCACCTGGGCCGCCTGACCGTCGACGCGGGCCGGGTCCCGGACGGCCGGACCAGCTACCAGGTGCTCAGCGACGTCGTCGCGGGTCAGCGCCGGGTGCTGGACCTGGGTTGCGGGGACGGCCACCTGCTCGACCTGCTGGCGCACGCGCACCCCAGGCGGCTGGCCGGCACCGACCCGGCCGCGGAGCCGCTTTCCGTTGCCCGCCAACGGCCCGCGCTCGCCGGTGCGGCACTCGCGGTGGCCTGCCCGAGCGCGCTGCCGTTCCCCGACGACAGCTTCGACGCCTGCGTCTCGCACCTCGCGCTGGCCCAGCTGAGCGACCTGGACCGGGTGGCGGCCGAGCTGGCCAGGGTGCTCGCGCCCGAAGGCGTGCTGGCCGTGGTGCTGCCCGGCGGGGCCGTGCCCGGCACCGCCTACGAGGTGTTCAACGACCTCACCCGATCGGTGCTGGAAGAGGTTCCGGTGGACCGCCGCCAGCCCGAGCTGGGCGATCGCCGCGCCCGGCACCGGGCCGGTCTGGAGCAGGTGCTCGGCGGCGCCGGGTTCGGCCAGGTGGACTGGCGCGCCATCCGGCTGGACCTCACCGGCGGCCTGGACCAGGTGTGGGCGCGGCTGGTCGAGATCTACGACCTCGGCCCGCTGGACCCGGCCGCGCTGGCCACCCTGCGCCGCTGTTTCGACAGCACCGTCACCGTGCTGCCGGACGGCCGGGTGCCGTGCGCGATGAACCTGCACCTGGCCGTGGCCTTCGCACCCAACGGTTTCACAGCGTGA